The proteins below come from a single Demetria terragena DSM 11295 genomic window:
- a CDS encoding Gfo/Idh/MocA family protein: MTTVAIAGYGSAGRGIHGPLFEPAGLTVIGVSTSNPTRAEQVKADFPEAEVVRDLNALLDLKADVLVLATPSGDHLDHATLCLDAGQPVVVDKPLAVDPAGAALLVERSKTTKTPLTVFQNRRFDPQHTTLRRLLKDGQLGEVFRHEFRWERWRPEPKDRWRENASAADGGGLLLDLHSHLVDASIDLFGPVERVFAQVAARSTRAEDDAFVVCEHAGGVTSHLSATSLAGAPGPRLRVLGRAGTYLLDDFEEEPSVYPDLRHQDGQSGWLVRGDVREPVQAEPADQADFYRAVAAALGSADPQGAMPVDPADAVHVLEVIDAARRSAAEHQVISL; encoded by the coding sequence ATGACTACTGTCGCCATCGCTGGATACGGTTCCGCTGGTCGAGGCATCCACGGCCCCCTCTTCGAGCCAGCCGGCTTGACGGTAATCGGGGTCAGTACGAGCAATCCAACCCGGGCAGAGCAGGTCAAGGCCGACTTCCCGGAGGCTGAGGTGGTGCGCGACCTGAATGCACTGCTCGACCTCAAGGCCGATGTGCTGGTCCTGGCCACACCCAGCGGCGACCACCTCGACCACGCGACGTTGTGCCTCGACGCTGGTCAGCCAGTCGTCGTGGACAAGCCCTTGGCCGTCGACCCAGCTGGTGCGGCGCTCCTGGTGGAGCGTTCGAAGACCACCAAGACTCCGCTCACCGTGTTTCAAAACCGGCGCTTTGACCCGCAGCACACCACGTTGCGCAGGTTGCTCAAGGACGGCCAGCTCGGCGAGGTCTTCCGACACGAATTCCGTTGGGAACGCTGGCGTCCGGAGCCGAAGGACAGGTGGCGAGAGAACGCCTCTGCTGCTGACGGTGGCGGTCTCCTTCTCGACCTGCACTCTCACCTTGTCGACGCCTCAATCGATCTGTTCGGGCCGGTCGAGCGAGTGTTTGCCCAAGTCGCCGCACGCAGTACCCGCGCCGAGGACGACGCTTTTGTGGTGTGCGAGCACGCTGGGGGAGTGACCTCGCACCTCAGCGCCACGTCCCTCGCTGGCGCACCGGGGCCACGGTTGCGCGTACTGGGGCGAGCGGGCACCTACCTGCTGGACGACTTCGAGGAAGAACCGTCGGTCTACCCGGATCTTCGCCACCAGGATGGGCAGTCGGGTTGGTTAGTTCGCGGCGACGTGCGTGAACCCGTCCAGGCAGAGCCCGCTGACCAGGCAGACTTCTATCGCGCGGTCGCGGCCGCACTGGGCAGTGCCGATCCCCAAGGTGCGATGCCGGTGGACCCGGCAGACGCGGTGCATGTGCTCGAAGTGATCGATGCAGCACGGCGCTCAGCCGCAGAGCATCAAGTCATCAGCCTCTAG